TAATTGGGTGTCGAAAAATGATGAGATTCTATAAGGTGATGCTGCAGGTCTAATAGAGGAAAACATTTATCTGAAAAATACTATTTATGAGGTAAGTAATCTTTCAACTTTCATCAGTTGAAATCTTAAAAAATAGAATGTACATGGCAGATTGTTAATATAATCAACGCGCTAGCGGCCAGTAATAGCAGTGATGGAAACATTGTTTACTGAGCAAAGTTCATCAACATTTTGGAGAGCTCTGTCACTGGAATAACCTTTGCTTCGTGTAAACCCGGGTTGCTTCGGAATTGGGAGAGTTTTGACATCATCAACATCAAGCATGGATATCAACGCGGAAACATCAGGCCTATTTGCAGGAAGTTCTTGAACACACAGTAGCCCTACTTGTATGCACTTAAAAATTTGCCCTTTAAAGCTCTGGTTAACAATCTCGGGATTGACTAACGAGAGCACATCGTTTTCTTTCCACAATTTCCATGCCTGAAAACATTTTTACGATATTTTTAGCTAAAATCATTCTAACAGTAAGTTTGTAATATAAGATGATGCACAAGGATTCTCGAAACTTACATATGTTAGGAGGTTCGAAGACTCGTGATCTAGAAACTTATGGTTTCTTTTGCCACTTACAATTTCTAGTATCAATACTCCGAGGCTATACACATCTGATTTCTCAGAAAATGTGCCTTCCATTGCATATTCTGGAGACATGTAACCGCTACACACAGACATGTTAAAGCACATAAGATACTAAGATAGGTCTATCATAAAACAATGTGTACAATATCATTAAGGTTGAATAGGTAAAGTAGTTACTAGGTTCCGACAACTCGTAGGGTGTTGGCTTCATCTTGTTTGCTACCAAATATCCTTGCCATCCCAAAATCCGAAATTTTTGGATTGAGCTCCTCGTCTAATAAAATGTTACTTGGCTTCAAATCCCGGTGTATAATCCTCAATCTGGAATCTCTATGAAGGTAAAGAAGACCTCGACATATTCCTTTGATGATGTTAAATCGCTTTGGCCAGTCCAGTAGTTTTTGTTGCTTCGAGTCTATGTAAACGAGTTTTACATATCAATGAAGGAAAAGTAAAGTTCATCATTATTAAGATGCTCGAGAGACCATAGTATGTTTCTTACCGAAGAGAAGTGCATCCAAGCTTTTATTCGGCAAGAGTTCATATACTAGTAGCTTTTCGTCTCCATCTACACAACATCCCAGTAGTCTTACAAGGTTTTTGTGTTGAAGTTTCGAAATCACCATCACTTCATTCATGAACTCTTCTACACCTTGTCCTGACTTTCTCGAAAGCCTCTTAACTGCAATCTCTTGTCCATCTTCCCATTTTCCCTTAGATTTAGCGACACAAATTTAGCTTCACCATGTCATTACAGTAACAATAACAACATTACATACTCTCCAAGTCGCTGAAAGACGCACTTGTCTCTCATACCTTATATACAGGGCCAAACCCCCCTTGGCCAAGCTTGTTGAATTCCGAAAAGTTATCAGTTGCATCAACCAACTTTATGAAATCGAACAATCTTAAATCCTGAAAATCATTGCTATTGCCTGTTCCACCAAATACGTTTTGCCAATACGCCTCTTTAGATGTTGTTACAGCCCTCTTTCCTGTCATATCGAGAAACACTAGGTAAACATGGCGTAACTTGAGGACTTGGTGTTACAATCCTGTTAAGTTAGAGCTTGAAGCAGACAAGGCCTAGCAGGTCGACCCTTACCAAATGCGCTCTCTACTCTAGGCATAACCGCATATCACGTCATATAGGATATGGAATACTAGTATTAAAAATGAACAATGTTACCATTTCGGTGATGCATCCACTTCCACAGGCAGAACATTGAGATAATAGATACCAACGCGCTTAAAATCACTATGACTGCTATGATTATTTTCCGTTTGCCACTTTCGTCTGCACATTTTGGGAGACAAATATTATAGAGAACACTTTAGTAAGTTTACACAAACACTTTACTCGGGTTATTTGGTTAAGTACGATTTTGAGTTGTATGTAACATGTTAAACATGTTATTGTTAGAATATAAAACTGATCATGGGACTCTAACCATCAGCTACTGGCTCACCTGGTAATTCTGAATTAGCCAAACGGATGAAAACATCAGCACCATCAACAAAGAACTGTTGCAGATCAATCAGGTTTACATTCCATAACATGCATCCAACGCCATCATAATATGAATAAGCTAAACACGAACAATTTTCCAAGCATTTTGTCTGACAATTATCTTCATTTGCTTGAATCCAATGAGCATAATCTGGTACTTTGATCTGCTTCAGTTGCAAAAACTTATCTTCTTTGTTTCCTGGAACGCGACATTGCAGGTCCGTTCTCCTAACACACCCGTTAGTCCAATTTCCATTCCTCCATTCGTCTATATTTTCCGGATTAAACCCTTTTAAACATTCACAAATGGGTTTTTTCCGAGGATTACATACTGCAAACTTCCCACAGTTTCCGTAAACATCACAGTCAGATGCTATAGATTGCCAGCTGATGGCCCAATCATTTCGACTGTTATTCCATAAATTCTGCGTCCAACGGCCATCATAGGTTAGCTTGTACCACTTGAAAACGGATTGATTTGCCAATTCATACGATACCTCAAGCATGTCGTTATGGTCATCTATATTAAACCCTGAAACAGTCTCCGACTTAAACACAGGAATTCCAAGAAATAGATACCCATTCCAAGGGCCAGAACGCCAGTAAGGTTTATCGCCCTCTACGATAAAGAATTCAAGTAAGTCTCGCGGAAGACTAGCCATGCGAAATCTGCCAGTAGATGGATCAGTACTACTTTTCCAAGAGTTGATGA
This sequence is a window from Silene latifolia isolate original U9 population chromosome 8, ASM4854445v1, whole genome shotgun sequence. Protein-coding genes within it:
- the LOC141597523 gene encoding G-type lectin S-receptor-like serine/threonine-protein kinase At1g11300, which produces MNRRCILLISSSVAQLQNTGNLVLLTDDSNSVIWQSFDYPTDSLLPGVKLTYSKNSNDNKTVINSWKSSTDPSTGRFRMASLPRDLLEFFIVEGDKPYWRSGPWNGYLFLGIPVFKSETVSGFNIDDHNDMLEVSYELANQSVFKWYKLTYDGRWTQNLWNNSRNDWAISWQSIASDCDVYGNCGKFAVCNPRKKPICECLKGFNPENIDEWRNGNWTNGCVRRTDLQCRVPGNKEDKFLQLKQIKVPDYAHWIQANEDNCQTKCLENCSCLAYSYYDGVGCMLWNVNLIDLQQFFVDGADVFIRLANSELPGEPVADG